In Halobacillus amylolyticus, the following proteins share a genomic window:
- a CDS encoding flagellin: MNQTKQSILAQASQAMLAKANQQPQGVLQLLR; this comes from the coding sequence ATGAACCAAACAAAACAAAGTATCCTTGCACAAGCTTCACAAGCAATGCTTGCAAAAGCAAATCAACAACCACAAGGAGTTCTACAACTTCTTCGTTAA
- a CDS encoding ABC transporter ATP-binding protein, with translation MFLQMNHVGKTFTDQDQQSSFEVFSDIDLSIAENQFVSILGPSGCGKSTLLSMVAGLEKATEGTITLQEKEIMQAGPDRGMVFQQPSLFPWLNVRDNVTFPLKGTMSKKEANDRADHFLKMVHLSRFKQNFTYELSGGMQQRVAIARALAMDPKVLLMDEPFGALDEQTRHILHDELIKIWQETQKTILFVTHSIQEAIKLSDRVVVMGTRPGRIIADFTIDIPRPRQRDHQEVIELEKKVMDLLEGEINKVLKEELSNEIEYSR, from the coding sequence TTGTTTTTACAAATGAATCATGTTGGAAAAACCTTTACCGATCAAGATCAGCAATCATCCTTTGAAGTTTTTTCCGATATTGACTTAAGTATAGCCGAAAACCAATTCGTATCCATTCTAGGCCCTTCAGGATGTGGGAAATCAACACTATTGTCCATGGTAGCAGGACTCGAGAAAGCCACTGAAGGTACCATCACCCTGCAAGAAAAAGAAATTATGCAAGCCGGACCCGACCGTGGCATGGTTTTCCAGCAGCCTTCCTTATTCCCCTGGCTCAATGTCCGCGACAACGTCACCTTCCCATTAAAGGGAACGATGAGTAAAAAAGAAGCCAACGACCGTGCCGATCACTTTTTAAAAATGGTTCACTTAAGCCGCTTCAAGCAGAATTTCACCTATGAACTCTCAGGTGGGATGCAACAACGTGTTGCCATTGCCCGGGCGCTCGCCATGGATCCTAAAGTATTGCTAATGGATGAACCATTTGGAGCACTCGATGAACAAACACGCCATATCCTGCATGATGAGTTAATAAAAATATGGCAAGAAACGCAAAAAACCATTCTTTTCGTTACACATAGCATCCAGGAAGCTATCAAACTATCAGACCGTGTCGTTGTTATGGGAACACGCCCTGGACGAATTATCGCCGATTTTACAATAGATATACCTAGACCAAGACAACGAGATCATCAGGAAGTCATCGAACTTGAGAAGAAGGTCATGGATTTACTTGAAGGCGAAATTAACAAAGTCTTAAAGGAAGAGCTATCAAATGAAATTGAATATAGTCGTTAA
- a CDS encoding flagellin N-terminal helical domain-containing protein, producing MIQTAEGALNETHSILQRMRELATQAANDTNTTEDRGEIQKEMNQLTSEINRIGNATEFNTQKLINGDKDATTTSATNITEAANTTGGVNAVEAVQASGEIGTSGITLTATSGGSYDGAAGNLDIEIAGSSGAAPGAAVSGGTLTITLDSDSTMGESAISAALAAGSLDNEFNISGSGTVGATDTGSMTGGTEAVSEVKSSDTFTISTVPSEGDKLTIGSTDVAFYDSTSGTYADATEAATDLGVTATNLIDTNEKSTDQVAAAVAGLTVAEGSLFVSGSDVTFTSSADGTSGDDTTVSYTGVSTTTGGVNLQIGANENQSLTLDIGDMRASALGITGDVGEAGFTSSNTVTDGTNNAKVEAALDVSSHASASAAITKLDEAIESVSSERSKLGAYQNRLDHTINNLGTSSENLTAAESRIRDVDYDLVAA from the coding sequence ATGATTCAAACTGCTGAAGGTGCGCTTAACGAAACACATAGTATCCTTCAACGTATGCGTGAGCTTGCTACTCAGGCTGCCAACGATACTAATACTACTGAAGATCGTGGTGAAATTCAGAAAGAAATGAACCAATTAACTTCTGAAATTAATCGTATTGGTAATGCCACTGAATTCAACACTCAAAAGTTAATTAATGGCGATAAAGATGCTACAACAACTTCTGCTACAAATATCACTGAAGCTGCTAATACTACAGGTGGTGTAAATGCTGTGGAGGCAGTTCAAGCTTCTGGAGAAATTGGTACGAGTGGCATTACACTAACTGCTACTTCAGGGGGCTCCTATGATGGTGCAGCTGGAAACTTAGATATTGAAATTGCAGGTTCATCAGGTGCTGCACCTGGGGCTGCAGTTTCTGGAGGCACACTAACTATTACTTTAGACTCCGATAGTACAATGGGTGAATCAGCGATCTCGGCTGCATTAGCTGCAGGTAGTTTAGATAATGAATTTAACATTTCTGGATCGGGTACAGTTGGGGCTACTGATACTGGCTCAATGACTGGTGGTACTGAAGCAGTATCAGAAGTGAAGTCAAGCGACACTTTCACTATTAGCACAGTTCCATCTGAAGGAGACAAATTAACAATTGGTTCAACAGATGTTGCTTTTTACGATAGTACATCTGGAACTTATGCTGATGCTACAGAAGCAGCTACAGATTTAGGTGTAACTGCGACTAATTTAATTGACACTAATGAGAAATCAACTGATCAAGTTGCTGCCGCTGTTGCCGGACTAACAGTAGCTGAAGGGTCTCTATTTGTTTCAGGTTCTGATGTTACTTTTACTTCATCAGCAGACGGAACATCAGGTGATGATACCACAGTTTCTTATACAGGGGTATCAACTACAACTGGTGGCGTTAATTTACAAATAGGTGCAAACGAAAATCAAAGTTTAACCCTTGACATTGGTGATATGCGAGCAAGTGCACTCGGGATTACTGGTGATGTAGGGGAGGCAGGGTTTACAAGCAGTAACACTGTAACCGATGGCACCAACAATGCTAAAGTAGAAGCTGCATTAGATGTTTCGAGCCATGCGAGTGCCTCAGCAGCAATTACTAAACTTGATGAAGCGATTGAAAGTGTATCAAGTGAACGTTCTAAACTTGGTGCATACCAAAACCGTTTAGATCACACAATCAATAACTTAGGTACATCTTCAGAAAACCTGACAGCTGCTGAATCTCGTATCCGTGACGTTGATTATGACCTAGTTGCTGCATAG
- a CDS encoding DUF6470 family protein, which produces MPVPKVQIQTTEARIGINVQKGQQTIRQQKAELSIQQPKADMTIRQRPGKLTIDQTKAWHNLDLKNVLVRTEELVGEARQIWLEGIARVSREGDELMRIEDGGNPIAAHAKQNARFEFTMQPGGRPAYDLVDFNYVPGEAEISVEPQKPIIKAQPREPEIAYQPGNVDIYMRQYANIQIDWEV; this is translated from the coding sequence ATGCCCGTACCTAAGGTTCAAATTCAAACAACGGAGGCTAGAATTGGGATAAATGTTCAAAAAGGGCAACAAACAATCCGTCAGCAAAAAGCCGAACTGTCGATCCAGCAGCCGAAAGCGGACATGACCATTCGCCAGCGTCCAGGGAAGTTAACGATTGATCAAACGAAGGCCTGGCATAATCTTGATTTGAAAAATGTGCTTGTACGAACGGAAGAGTTAGTCGGGGAAGCACGACAGATTTGGTTAGAAGGCATTGCCCGTGTTTCTCGTGAGGGTGATGAGTTGATGAGAATTGAGGACGGCGGTAATCCAATTGCAGCTCATGCGAAGCAGAATGCTAGATTTGAATTTACGATGCAGCCTGGTGGCCGGCCAGCTTATGATTTAGTTGATTTTAACTATGTGCCAGGGGAAGCGGAGATATCTGTTGAACCACAGAAACCGATTATTAAGGCGCAGCCCCGAGAACCTGAGATTGCTTATCAGCCGGGAAATGTTGATATTTATATGAGGCAATACGCCAATATTCAAATTGATTGGGAAGTGTAA
- the fliW gene encoding flagellar assembly protein FliW encodes MKVETKYFGVVEVEENELIHFEQGLPGFESYRSFVLLPVDETGVYYALQSCEEAGVSLIVASPYLFYKEYEFDLGKQMQLDLDIGKAVDVAVYSVVTLREPFKESTINLQAPIIVNVNNGKAKQLILADEIYQTRHSLSQEEGGEQHARP; translated from the coding sequence ATGAAAGTTGAAACGAAATATTTTGGTGTTGTTGAGGTAGAGGAGAACGAACTGATTCATTTTGAACAGGGGTTGCCGGGGTTTGAAAGCTACCGTTCTTTTGTGCTGTTGCCTGTTGATGAAACTGGAGTTTATTATGCTCTGCAATCTTGTGAGGAAGCGGGTGTTTCCCTGATCGTTGCGAGTCCTTACCTATTTTACAAAGAATATGAATTTGATTTAGGTAAACAAATGCAACTTGATTTAGATATTGGGAAGGCAGTTGATGTTGCGGTTTATAGTGTTGTAACCTTAAGAGAGCCATTTAAAGAATCTACCATCAACCTGCAGGCTCCTATCATTGTTAACGTGAATAATGGAAAAGCAAAGCAGTTGATTCTAGCGGATGAAATCTATCAAACTAGACATTCTCTTAGTCAGGAAGAAGGCGGTGAACAGCATGCTCGTCCTTAA
- a CDS encoding DUF4046 domain-containing protein, with translation MIYTNEFREMDHKNLVRDPIVKIYNEVFSGKMKALPKGTWEKERNCIIIVRFVLEVKLKLTNEQIPKITRHTIREYKLWGALNRFKSIRKLIMFVYPNQYDEFDFLRVPVDYWSNTNNIKKRLEHFISENGYDFKDIPEVVTYERLIEWGFSNPLKRWGDSPFKLINTIYPNEFTYTDFRSVPKGYGRNKELLSRHFIKMLEKEHIPFEEAPKKVTQQMLIRHRFSGALKHHNGSPSKLILSLFPDQYDITMFTKPNRYWENVDNGKQAIEELLREYNIPLQKIPQYVTKKFLKENGLSGLLDVHHGSPIEIIMKFYPNMFDVTDFQRVPNRYWYSRENRILALRNFCKKRNMFREDLPHLTHAYFRKFFPRFISLVDRHYDSKYYLWIMESFPEYKFKPEEFELMIGSDGQICDSKEELTIHNFLVDNLGSGDIIREGERFNNFLQNEVYIPDWIIKQGTRTFILEYFGLYQSNKYRGYTEKANRKIKYYKTLKDYTFIAIMPNVFRRAGFVGIKDLLQENGMSL, from the coding sequence ATGATTTATACAAATGAGTTTCGGGAAATGGACCATAAAAATTTAGTGCGAGATCCAATAGTAAAAATTTATAATGAGGTTTTTAGTGGGAAAATGAAAGCTTTACCTAAAGGAACATGGGAGAAGGAAAGAAATTGCATTATCATCGTTCGTTTTGTATTAGAGGTAAAATTAAAACTAACGAATGAGCAAATCCCTAAAATCACCAGGCATACAATTAGAGAGTATAAGCTTTGGGGTGCTCTTAATCGCTTTAAGTCAATCCGAAAATTGATTATGTTCGTGTATCCAAATCAATACGATGAATTTGACTTTCTAAGAGTACCTGTTGATTACTGGAGCAATACGAATAATATTAAAAAGCGTTTGGAGCATTTTATATCAGAAAATGGTTATGATTTTAAGGATATACCTGAAGTTGTCACCTATGAAAGGCTAATAGAGTGGGGATTTTCTAACCCACTAAAAAGGTGGGGGGATTCCCCATTTAAATTAATTAATACGATATATCCTAATGAATTTACATATACAGATTTTAGAAGTGTTCCTAAGGGATACGGAAGGAATAAAGAATTGTTAAGTAGACATTTTATTAAAATGCTGGAGAAAGAGCATATTCCATTTGAAGAAGCGCCTAAAAAAGTGACGCAACAAATGTTAATTAGGCATAGGTTTAGTGGTGCATTAAAACATCACAACGGTTCTCCTTCAAAATTAATATTATCTCTGTTTCCAGATCAGTACGATATAACCATGTTTACAAAGCCAAATCGCTATTGGGAAAATGTAGACAATGGAAAACAAGCGATTGAAGAGCTATTGCGAGAATACAACATACCACTCCAAAAAATCCCTCAGTATGTTACAAAGAAGTTTTTAAAGGAAAATGGATTATCTGGGTTATTAGATGTCCACCATGGATCTCCTATAGAAATTATTATGAAATTCTATCCGAACATGTTTGATGTTACAGATTTTCAAAGAGTGCCAAATAGGTACTGGTATAGTAGAGAAAACCGCATATTGGCTCTGCGAAATTTTTGTAAGAAAAGGAATATGTTTAGAGAAGATCTCCCGCACTTAACCCACGCTTATTTTAGAAAGTTTTTTCCAAGATTTATTAGTCTGGTGGATCGCCATTATGATAGTAAATACTACCTTTGGATTATGGAGTCATTTCCTGAATATAAATTTAAACCGGAAGAATTTGAACTAATGATTGGCTCTGACGGACAGATTTGTGATTCAAAGGAAGAACTAACGATTCATAACTTTCTTGTCGATAACCTAGGGAGTGGTGACATAATTAGAGAAGGGGAACGTTTTAATAATTTCTTGCAAAATGAAGTATATATTCCGGACTGGATAATTAAGCAAGGTACCAGGACATTTATTTTGGAGTATTTTGGATTGTATCAAAGTAATAAATATAGAGGTTACACGGAAAAAGCCAACAGAAAAATTAAATACTATAAAACTTTGAAAGACTATACTTTTATAGCTATAATGCCTAATGTGTTTAGAAGAGCAGGATTTGTGGGAATTAAGGATCTTTTGCAAGAAAATGGCATGAGTTTATAA
- the flgK gene encoding flagellar hook-associated protein FlgK, whose product MVSTFHGLEVAKRGLFTQQAALYTTGHNISNANTPGYTRQRVNFEQTGPFPAASRNRPEIPGQMGSGVQAGSIERVRVGFLDDQFRGENSKTGYYEARSDAFGRLESLMNEPSDSGLAKTMDRFWQSLQDLSVNPQNSGARDVVVQRGQAVAGTFNYLSNTLHRMQNDIKTEVGVTTKEINSLSNQINNLNKQIAEVEPHGYVPNDLYDERDRLVDQLSGIVTIDVSYEDTPSSADPLAMGKATISLVGNNGQALDPPATLVDGTTNSVNEVTVNYPDDEMPLAESISVGDTSYDVEDFSQGKLRGLVESGGYMAGDDARGTYADMVYDLDKMATAYATAINTVQKGGESLNSMEEGSEPPNFFFVDDTLTTDEAGVVRGLAGSLDVTDAVKEDADHIAAANSELAGSGGNALDLANVLDEPAAILGEETSVSTFYESIIGTMAVEAQEAYRMESNSATLKASVNQQRQSVSAVSLDEEMTNMIKFQHAYNAAARNITVIDEMLDRIINQMGR is encoded by the coding sequence ATGGTTTCAACCTTTCATGGTTTAGAAGTGGCCAAGCGTGGTTTATTTACGCAGCAAGCGGCTTTATATACAACAGGGCACAATATTTCAAATGCGAATACACCGGGCTATACACGCCAGCGCGTTAATTTTGAACAGACGGGTCCGTTCCCGGCGGCTTCACGGAATCGTCCTGAGATTCCAGGGCAGATGGGGAGCGGTGTACAGGCTGGTTCGATTGAACGGGTGCGTGTCGGTTTTCTGGATGATCAATTTCGCGGTGAGAATAGTAAAACGGGTTACTATGAAGCGCGTTCTGATGCGTTTGGCAGGTTGGAATCATTAATGAATGAGCCGTCTGACAGTGGATTAGCTAAGACGATGGATCGTTTTTGGCAATCGTTACAGGACTTGTCCGTTAATCCGCAAAATTCCGGTGCTCGTGATGTTGTGGTTCAGCGAGGACAGGCTGTCGCTGGAACGTTCAATTATTTATCAAATACACTACATAGAATGCAGAATGATATAAAAACAGAAGTGGGCGTAACGACGAAAGAGATTAATTCATTGTCGAATCAAATTAATAATTTGAATAAGCAAATCGCTGAAGTAGAGCCGCATGGGTATGTGCCGAATGATTTGTATGATGAGCGGGACCGTTTAGTTGATCAGCTTTCAGGGATTGTAACGATTGATGTTTCTTATGAGGATACCCCTAGCTCTGCTGATCCGCTTGCCATGGGGAAAGCGACGATTTCATTAGTGGGGAATAATGGTCAGGCTTTGGATCCTCCAGCCACGCTTGTTGATGGTACAACGAACAGTGTAAATGAGGTAACTGTTAACTATCCAGATGATGAGATGCCGCTAGCTGAGTCGATTTCCGTTGGTGATACCTCTTATGATGTGGAAGATTTTTCACAAGGCAAGTTGAGAGGGTTAGTTGAATCTGGTGGATATATGGCCGGGGATGATGCTAGAGGAACATATGCGGACATGGTTTATGACCTTGATAAAATGGCGACCGCTTATGCAACTGCGATTAATACGGTACAAAAGGGCGGAGAGTCATTGAATTCGATGGAAGAGGGGTCAGAACCGCCGAATTTCTTTTTTGTAGATGATACGCTCACTACGGATGAAGCGGGAGTCGTGCGCGGGCTTGCGGGTTCGCTTGATGTAACAGATGCGGTGAAAGAGGACGCCGATCATATTGCTGCGGCCAATTCGGAACTTGCCGGGAGTGGTGGGAATGCACTTGATTTAGCGAATGTGTTGGATGAACCTGCTGCTATATTAGGCGAAGAAACGTCAGTCAGTACCTTTTATGAATCGATTATCGGGACCATGGCAGTAGAAGCACAAGAAGCCTACCGGATGGAAAGCAACTCTGCGACCTTGAAGGCGTCTGTCAATCAGCAGCGTCAATCAGTGAGCGCGGTCTCTTTGGATGAAGAAATGACGAATATGATTAAATTCCAGCATGCTTATAATGCAGCAGCTCGAAATATTACCGTTATTGATGAAATGCTTGATCGCATCATTAATCAAATGGGAAGGTAG
- the flgL gene encoding flagellar hook-associated protein FlgL — protein sequence MRVTQGMLTNNMLRNLSHSYSQLGKYQEQLYTGKKISQPSDDPVVAMKGINYRSQLTEVQQYKRNIGTVHNWMDNSDAALDKATKAMQRIRELTVQASNGTYEDGQRENIAKEIRQLKEHLGTIANTKVNDKYIFNGANTTEAPVNLNDFTVDSEATPVNIEVSAGVQIQVNVNSEPAFGQQLFTDIEAFVDALEGDGDDEELSDFLDTFDKHINDIINERADLGARMNRVELIEDRIDAQEVSATKMMSDNEDADIEKVITNLKTQESIHRAALGVGSRIIQPTLMDFLR from the coding sequence ATGCGCGTAACTCAAGGAATGTTAACGAATAATATGCTCCGTAACCTTAGTCATAGCTATAGCCAGTTAGGGAAATATCAAGAACAGCTTTATACAGGGAAGAAAATTAGTCAGCCCTCGGACGATCCGGTTGTAGCGATGAAAGGGATCAATTATCGTTCACAGTTGACAGAGGTTCAGCAATATAAACGCAATATTGGGACAGTTCATAACTGGATGGACAATAGTGATGCAGCATTGGATAAAGCAACAAAGGCGATGCAGCGGATTCGCGAGCTTACCGTTCAGGCGAGTAATGGTACATATGAAGACGGTCAGCGTGAAAATATTGCTAAAGAAATTCGTCAGTTGAAAGAGCACTTAGGCACGATTGCCAATACGAAGGTTAATGACAAATATATTTTTAACGGGGCGAACACAACGGAAGCTCCTGTTAATCTGAATGATTTCACGGTAGATAGTGAGGCGACGCCTGTTAACATTGAGGTTTCTGCTGGGGTTCAAATTCAGGTGAATGTCAATTCTGAGCCGGCTTTTGGTCAACAACTTTTTACCGATATTGAAGCGTTTGTCGATGCTTTAGAGGGTGATGGCGATGATGAAGAGCTCAGCGATTTTTTGGACACGTTTGATAAGCATATCAATGACATTATTAATGAGCGAGCTGACTTGGGTGCACGGATGAATCGTGTCGAGTTGATTGAAGATCGGATTGATGCACAGGAAGTTAGTGCAACGAAGATGATGTCAGACAATGAAGATGCGGATATTGAAAAAGTAATTACGAACTTAAAAACGCAAGAAAGTATTCATCGTGCGGCGCTTGGAGTTGGATCACGAATTATCCAGCCTACGTTGATGGACTTTCTAAGATAG
- a CDS encoding ABC transporter substrate-binding protein has translation MKKFLSIFVLITMSLVLAACGSSEQEASGDGSKEITIGYFPNINHVAGMVAEEQDLYSETLPDGTKVNYKYFPDGSAFMTAVETGEVQGGLVGPGPAMNHFTSGAKINVVAAGSTGGTVIMARKGANIETPEDLKGKTFISPRVGCTHDVQFETMMMEEYGITSDRIDGTMKHVTGKPATYHSMFKTGNVDAATVPEPWASVIEAQGSGEVLVDTPDVAYGETLPAAVFVTSQDLVKNNPDMVQSIVDAHKKATEFIKDNPEEAKTIAIDKIKEITDQELSKSVIDNAWERIDFTYDIDGKVLQDFANSSYELEFLKEKPDLEGLVDTSFIQ, from the coding sequence ATGAAGAAATTCTTATCAATTTTCGTATTAATTACAATGAGTCTCGTATTAGCTGCCTGTGGAAGCAGCGAGCAAGAAGCAAGTGGAGATGGATCAAAGGAAATCACCATCGGGTACTTCCCGAACATTAACCACGTTGCCGGCATGGTAGCCGAAGAACAAGACCTCTATTCAGAAACGCTGCCAGACGGAACAAAAGTAAACTACAAATACTTCCCTGATGGCTCAGCATTCATGACAGCTGTCGAAACAGGCGAAGTGCAAGGCGGCCTCGTCGGACCAGGCCCAGCTATGAACCACTTTACAAGCGGAGCGAAAATTAACGTCGTAGCCGCAGGATCAACAGGTGGAACCGTGATTATGGCCAGAAAAGGCGCCAACATCGAAACACCCGAAGACTTAAAAGGAAAAACCTTCATCTCCCCACGCGTCGGCTGTACACACGACGTCCAGTTCGAAACGATGATGATGGAAGAATACGGCATTACCTCTGACCGCATTGATGGAACAATGAAACACGTCACAGGAAAACCAGCCACCTACCACAGCATGTTCAAAACAGGAAACGTTGACGCAGCTACAGTCCCTGAACCATGGGCTTCCGTTATCGAAGCACAAGGCAGCGGTGAAGTCCTCGTAGACACACCAGATGTTGCTTACGGCGAAACATTACCAGCAGCCGTGTTTGTAACATCACAAGACTTAGTCAAAAACAATCCAGACATGGTGCAAAGCATCGTTGACGCCCATAAAAAAGCAACAGAGTTTATCAAAGACAATCCAGAAGAAGCGAAAACCATCGCGATTGATAAGATTAAAGAGATCACTGATCAAGAGCTATCTAAATCAGTGATTGACAACGCGTGGGAACGCATCGATTTCACTTACGATATAGACGGAAAAGTATTGCAGGACTTTGCTAATTCTTCTTATGAGCTTGAGTTTTTGAAGGAGAAGCCTGATTTAGAGGGGTTAGTGGATACAAGTTTTATTCAATAG
- a CDS encoding ABC transporter permease → MKLNIVVKRVLFLVAVIGLWQLIYSADVFEDIIFPSPNQVWTALYEGFASGDFVKALGASFKHLLLGMSMAILFGTIVGVIFGKSKQADETAGMYLIALQSIPSIVWVPLAIMLFGFTEFAVIFVVVLGGTFVMALNVRSAIHNVPPHLVKAARTMGTKGLGLFYRVEVPASIPYFMSGVRLAWAFSWRALMAGELLSNGPGLGYSLRYAQDYARMDQVIGIIIIIGVIGAVVDQLVFSKLEKNVMKRWGLAK, encoded by the coding sequence ATGAAATTGAATATAGTCGTTAAACGTGTACTATTTTTAGTCGCAGTCATCGGATTATGGCAGTTGATTTATTCAGCTGATGTGTTTGAAGATATTATTTTCCCATCACCAAATCAAGTCTGGACAGCACTTTATGAAGGATTCGCAAGTGGAGACTTCGTAAAAGCGTTAGGGGCAAGCTTTAAACATTTGCTTTTGGGCATGTCAATGGCGATCTTGTTTGGAACGATCGTAGGGGTTATTTTTGGCAAATCAAAGCAAGCAGATGAAACCGCCGGCATGTACTTAATTGCCCTGCAAAGTATCCCAAGTATCGTCTGGGTTCCATTAGCTATCATGCTATTTGGCTTCACAGAATTTGCCGTCATTTTCGTCGTCGTTTTAGGCGGAACCTTCGTCATGGCCTTAAACGTCCGATCAGCCATTCATAACGTCCCCCCTCACCTCGTAAAGGCAGCCAGGACGATGGGAACAAAAGGATTAGGCTTATTTTACCGCGTTGAAGTCCCAGCAAGCATTCCTTACTTCATGTCAGGGGTTCGACTCGCCTGGGCCTTCAGTTGGCGCGCCTTAATGGCCGGGGAATTACTCAGTAACGGACCAGGATTAGGCTACTCATTGAGATACGCGCAAGATTATGCCCGCATGGATCAAGTCATTGGCATTATTATTATAATCGGAGTGATTGGCGCCGTTGTCGATCAACTCGTATTTTCCAAATTAGAGAAAAACGTTATGAAACGTTGGGGTTTAGCCAAATAA
- the csrA gene encoding carbon storage regulator CsrA, translating to MLVLNRKAGESIRIGDDIELKVVSVEGGQVKLGIDAPRHVEIHRQEVYAAIQSENTEAATFSENLLDLLKSSKKD from the coding sequence ATGCTCGTCCTTAATCGAAAAGCTGGGGAATCGATTCGAATTGGTGACGATATTGAATTGAAAGTGGTTTCTGTTGAAGGCGGGCAGGTGAAGCTGGGCATTGATGCACCAAGGCATGTGGAGATACATAGACAGGAAGTTTATGCGGCGATTCAGAGTGAAAATACGGAAGCGGCTACGTTCTCTGAAAATCTACTAGATCTGTTAAAAAGTTCAAAAAAAGATTAA